Proteins encoded by one window of Blautia luti:
- a CDS encoding Cof-type HAD-IIB family hydrolase: MSIRVIALDIDGTLTNKKKEITPRTKEALKKAQEMGIRLILASGRPDKGLIQYVEELEMDKYHGLCVSYNGSRVFDCQTGEVLFNETMTVEEGRAVLEHMKKFNVRPMLYKGDYMYVNDVYDCMVTDGDESLNIIKYESRNCNYKLCEMDDLVEFADWPMNKILTAGDDVYLQAHFEEMREPFKDTLNSMFTAPFYYEFTRKGIDKAKALDTVLTDLGYKSEELIAFGDSQNDKSMIQYAGIGVAMENATDELKNAADEITLSNEQDGIAEALYRHIPDLN; encoded by the coding sequence ATGAGTATCCGTGTAATTGCATTAGATATTGATGGAACACTGACCAATAAGAAAAAAGAGATCACTCCCAGAACAAAGGAAGCTTTAAAGAAAGCACAGGAAATGGGAATTCGCCTGATCCTGGCATCCGGCAGACCGGATAAGGGTCTTATTCAATATGTAGAAGAACTGGAAATGGATAAATATCATGGATTATGTGTTTCCTACAACGGTTCCAGAGTATTTGACTGCCAGACGGGGGAGGTACTGTTCAATGAAACCATGACAGTAGAAGAGGGCAGGGCTGTGCTGGAACATATGAAGAAATTCAATGTTCGTCCTATGCTGTACAAAGGGGATTATATGTATGTAAATGATGTGTATGACTGTATGGTTACAGATGGGGACGAGAGCCTGAACATTATCAAATATGAATCGCGTAACTGTAATTATAAGCTCTGCGAAATGGATGATCTGGTGGAATTTGCAGACTGGCCTATGAACAAGATCCTGACAGCAGGAGATGACGTGTATCTTCAGGCACATTTCGAAGAAATGCGGGAACCTTTCAAGGATACGCTGAATTCCATGTTCACAGCTCCGTTCTATTATGAATTTACCAGGAAGGGAATTGATAAAGCCAAAGCCCTTGATACTGTCCTGACAGATCTGGGCTATAAATCTGAAGAACTTATCGCTTTCGGAGACAGCCAGAATGACAAATCTATGATCCAGTATGCAGGAATCGGTGTAGCCATGGAAAATGCCACCGACGAATTAAAAAACGCCGCAGACGAGATCACCCTGTCCAACGAACAGGACGGAATCGCTGAAGCATTATATAGGCATATTCCGGATTTGAACTGA
- a CDS encoding transglutaminase domain-containing protein, giving the protein MKIPRLIPAFLAVLCVAAAPQGASARELTTVVSQTTVTADPTATSQKASTPKGLTVKGNKISFYKNGSMVKDRWLNYKGTKYYFGTDGYAFKGTHRINNKVYVFDEKGRLIQNKQNKMVTVYDKKYYIISKYGHPATGYFIYRNNLYYADSKGRCYLNRSRENGQLYFTSSGAARKNTAALLKMQTMQTVSSLTSSNMTKAKKLRACWNYIVSWRNFSYGGSDPNLNQKGWYRSTALKMLQTKRGNCYSFACAFAAMAKEVGYKNIKIVVGYDHCWITINGLHYDPQTHWSGWIRNVYGLKQHPAPDDNPKIYDFMK; this is encoded by the coding sequence ATGAAAATACCCAGATTAATCCCTGCTTTTCTGGCAGTCCTTTGTGTGGCTGCTGCACCACAGGGCGCTTCTGCCCGGGAACTTACCACAGTGGTCTCCCAGACAACCGTAACCGCAGACCCCACTGCCACATCGCAGAAGGCATCCACCCCCAAAGGGCTGACTGTGAAAGGAAATAAAATTTCTTTCTACAAAAACGGCAGCATGGTGAAAGACCGCTGGCTGAATTACAAAGGAACCAAATACTATTTCGGAACTGACGGCTACGCTTTCAAGGGCACCCACAGGATCAACAATAAAGTATATGTTTTCGATGAGAAGGGACGTCTGATCCAGAATAAGCAGAATAAAATGGTGACGGTTTATGATAAGAAATATTATATCATTTCCAAGTACGGACACCCTGCCACCGGATATTTCATTTACCGGAATAATCTGTATTATGCAGATTCCAAAGGAAGATGCTATCTGAACCGTTCCCGTGAAAACGGACAGCTCTATTTCACTTCCAGTGGAGCAGCCAGGAAAAATACTGCCGCGCTTCTGAAAATGCAGACTATGCAGACAGTTTCCTCCCTCACCAGTTCCAATATGACTAAGGCGAAAAAGCTCCGTGCCTGCTGGAATTATATTGTATCCTGGAGGAATTTCAGCTACGGCGGCAGTGATCCCAACTTAAACCAGAAAGGCTGGTACCGAAGCACTGCCCTGAAAATGCTTCAGACCAAGAGAGGCAACTGTTATTCTTTCGCATGTGCATTCGCAGCTATGGCGAAAGAGGTGGGATATAAAAACATTAAGATCGTCGTGGGATATGACCACTGCTGGATCACCATCAACGGCCTGCACTATGATCCCCAGACCCACTGGTCCGGCTGGATCCGTAATGTTTACGGCTTAAAACAACACCCGGCTCCAGATGATAACCCGAAAATCTATGATTTTATGAAATAA
- a CDS encoding RNA polymerase sigma factor: MDRDILRQFYRRYSREIYLYLYSLCKSRETAEDLMQEVFLKALLSLPDQNENLRAWLYKVARNACFNELRNRKREVEMDPAAEADVYAAEAVEKKQDSLSDILIRNEQKKMLYEAMLKLPDRQREILELFYFSEMSMKQIAEIMKLTPQNVRVLAYRAKKQLREYMEVKEYEL; encoded by the coding sequence ATGGACAGGGATATATTGCGGCAGTTTTACCGGCGGTATTCACGGGAGATTTATCTGTATCTTTACTCGTTGTGTAAAAGCAGAGAGACAGCTGAAGATCTGATGCAGGAAGTATTCTTGAAAGCACTTCTTTCCCTTCCTGATCAGAATGAGAATCTTCGTGCATGGCTGTACAAGGTGGCGAGAAACGCCTGCTTTAATGAACTGCGGAACAGGAAAAGGGAAGTGGAAATGGATCCTGCTGCGGAGGCTGATGTCTATGCAGCAGAAGCAGTGGAAAAAAAACAGGACAGTCTGTCAGACATACTGATCCGAAATGAGCAGAAAAAAATGTTATATGAAGCAATGCTGAAACTCCCGGACAGGCAGAGGGAGATCCTGGAATTATTTTATTTTTCGGAAATGAGTATGAAACAGATCGCAGAGATCATGAAACTGACACCGCAGAATGTGCGGGTTCTTGCGTACAGAGCGAAGAAACAGCTTCGGGAGTATATGGAGGTGAAGGAATATGAGTTATAG
- a CDS encoding anti sigma factor C-terminal domain-containing protein, whose product MSYREKLEKYKKNQLPEEEKKKVEDEIEKAEAINEYLADKLEEELIEDDEAFQDGNEENTFREEKDSRMEEKEAQFEEYVKKSIHRIFRKISVGTGAVLLVALLFVQFGLSPLVSLFYYNPAKQIKVKMESDGDSESWESSESQFGIDFGIFSELTMPCRSTDSAQAVSQGYGNYYFQINPTIGYGTQSRQGIAGQIKRGKMQAYTPGYFQSVQDNYFIAYGLDRTKDFREQIENSVTDYGDYSVSTSQWVYASLEEGEEAVRSLDKEGFYYTYVSFDQTLSFEEVDQLMEKLQNDVSVMGNPWIAVYASEGDYMRTLGYDYENTKNNIWKVPAEYNQGYPELSLFSKNSYSDEAYEEAQAKLKDEKAMTQHMVSMLRYMADQKKFTTMMEKISGSDRNWSLAADYIEENGLKSYGFVCVTTKADMEKMLMEDHILGIAVEAWK is encoded by the coding sequence ATGAGTTATAGGGAAAAACTTGAAAAGTATAAAAAGAATCAGCTTCCAGAAGAGGAAAAAAAGAAAGTAGAAGATGAGATTGAGAAAGCAGAGGCCATCAATGAATATCTTGCAGATAAACTGGAAGAGGAACTGATAGAAGATGACGAAGCCTTTCAGGACGGGAACGAGGAGAATACATTTCGCGAAGAAAAAGACAGCAGGATGGAGGAAAAAGAAGCGCAGTTTGAGGAATATGTAAAAAAGTCCATCCACCGTATTTTTCGAAAAATATCTGTAGGAACAGGGGCAGTGCTCCTTGTGGCCCTTTTATTTGTACAGTTCGGACTTTCCCCGCTGGTATCTTTGTTTTATTATAATCCGGCGAAGCAGATTAAGGTGAAAATGGAATCCGACGGCGATTCGGAGAGCTGGGAAAGTTCGGAGTCTCAGTTTGGAATTGATTTTGGAATCTTTTCAGAACTTACGATGCCGTGCAGGAGTACAGATTCTGCTCAGGCGGTTTCTCAGGGATATGGAAATTACTATTTTCAGATCAATCCAACCATCGGATATGGGACGCAAAGCCGTCAGGGGATTGCAGGACAAATCAAAAGAGGAAAAATGCAAGCGTATACTCCCGGGTATTTTCAGTCTGTACAGGACAATTATTTTATAGCATATGGATTGGACAGAACTAAAGATTTCCGGGAGCAGATAGAGAATTCCGTGACAGATTATGGTGATTATTCGGTGAGCACAAGTCAATGGGTTTACGCATCTTTAGAGGAGGGGGAGGAAGCTGTCAGGAGTCTGGATAAAGAGGGGTTTTATTATACCTATGTTTCTTTTGACCAGACACTGTCCTTCGAAGAAGTTGATCAATTGATGGAAAAACTGCAGAATGATGTTTCTGTTATGGGAAATCCATGGATTGCAGTGTATGCTTCCGAAGGAGATTATATGAGAACCTTGGGATATGATTATGAGAATACCAAGAATAATATATGGAAAGTCCCTGCTGAGTATAATCAGGGGTATCCTGAACTCTCACTTTTCAGTAAAAACAGTTATTCCGATGAAGCGTATGAAGAGGCACAGGCAAAGTTAAAGGATGAGAAAGCCATGACGCAGCACATGGTCAGCATGCTCCGGTATATGGCAGACCAGAAGAAATTTACAACAATGATGGAAAAGATATCAGGGAGTGATAGAAACTGGTCACTGGCAGCAGATTATATTGAAGAGAATGGGTTGAAATCCTACGGGTTCGTGTGTGTGACTACCAAAGCGGATATGGAGAAGATGCTGATGGAAGACCATATCCTCGGCATTGCAGTAGAAGCATGGAAATAA
- the epsC gene encoding serine O-acetyltransferase EpsC encodes MTDKKKTILEAVEKLTDTYRKEELFLGKDRGRLPNKKEIIDFIKDMRSIIFPGYFSVDSSASVFPEHYVAYRLNDLYDCLQEQIEIAFLYQGEEEQKAKEHAEKITEKFFTSMPEIQRMLLTDLQAGFDGDPAAKSKEEIIFSYPGFYAIYVYRLAHVLYQENVPFIPRIMSEYAHGYTGIDINPGATIGEYFFIDHGTGVVVGETTEIGKNVKLYQGVTLGALSTRQGQLLANVKRHPTIRDNVTIYSNSSVLGGETVIGENTIIGGNTFITESIPANTKVSAKSPELVIKKPRSAVETTNVWDWEN; translated from the coding sequence ATGACAGATAAGAAGAAAACGATTCTGGAAGCTGTGGAGAAGCTGACAGATACTTACCGTAAAGAAGAACTTTTTCTGGGAAAAGACAGAGGACGTCTTCCGAATAAGAAAGAGATCATCGATTTTATTAAAGATATGAGATCCATTATCTTTCCAGGATATTTCAGTGTAGATTCCAGTGCCAGTGTGTTCCCGGAACATTATGTGGCATATCGCCTGAATGATTTGTACGACTGCTTACAGGAGCAGATCGAGATTGCATTTTTATATCAGGGAGAAGAAGAGCAGAAGGCGAAAGAACATGCAGAGAAGATCACAGAGAAATTCTTCACCAGTATGCCGGAGATCCAGCGTATGTTATTAACTGATCTGCAGGCGGGATTTGACGGCGACCCGGCAGCCAAGAGTAAAGAAGAGATCATTTTCTCCTATCCTGGATTTTATGCGATTTATGTATACAGACTTGCACATGTTCTTTATCAGGAGAATGTGCCGTTTATTCCAAGGATCATGTCTGAGTATGCCCATGGTTATACAGGCATTGATATCAACCCGGGGGCAACCATCGGAGAATATTTCTTTATTGACCATGGAACCGGTGTTGTAGTTGGTGAGACTACAGAGATCGGAAAGAACGTGAAGCTGTATCAGGGTGTGACACTGGGTGCGCTTTCTACCCGTCAGGGACAGCTGCTTGCCAATGTGAAGAGACATCCGACGATCAGAGACAATGTGACGATCTACTCGAACTCTTCTGTACTTGGAGGTGAAACTGTGATCGGTGAGAATACGATCATTGGAGGTAACACCTTCATTACAGAGTCCATTCCGGCAAACACCAAGGTCAGTGCCAAGAGCCCTGAACTTGTGATCAAGAAACCGAGAAGTGCAGTGGAAACTACGAATGTGTGGGACTGGGAGAACTGA
- a CDS encoding glycoside hydrolase family 2 protein translates to MKKLKTIWTEAAAQGETLKEYPRPGMKRKHWINLNGMWDYLITDKRILPHQFYENEYFPFDGQILVPFSPEVPLSQVNRQLLPDEVLWYSRVVQLPEGCLDVNSQRLLLHFGAVDQICSVYIGGKFVAYHKGGYLPFTVDITDFIAEDLTVSILISVHDFSDTSYHARGKQQLERGGMFYTAQSGIWQTVWMEIVPDKYIKDIRTTPDYDKKKIRMRVRTASAQDQNAITCRIYPPVFLESEGLTDDLLHEEITSAALLPGKESAIPIPESAQKSWTPEEPWLYPYSLEYGEDRVLGYFALRKCNVQTAADGYPRFFLNDQPYFQNGVLDQGYWPDGLYTAPSDEALIHDICAMKTLGFNMLRKHGKIEADRWYFHCDRMGMLVWQDMPNGGSDYQHWFVTYLATLLNWARIPVKDVHAHLLSRTDEDGRQEYIYELRDMIKTLYNHPSIVTWIPFNEGWGQFSTKKVTDFIHRLDPSRLVDSASGWFDQDCGDINSLHYYFLGLPIPRSERVLALSEFGGYSLRIPEHSACRNIYGYKNFKNSKELTDGFVGLMKDTIIPSVKKGYSATIYTQLSDIEEETNGLLTYDRKKLKMNPSAVKKWNKLLKNSL, encoded by the coding sequence TTGAAAAAACTGAAAACCATCTGGACTGAAGCAGCAGCCCAGGGAGAGACATTAAAAGAATACCCACGTCCTGGTATGAAGCGAAAACACTGGATCAATCTGAATGGTATGTGGGATTATCTGATCACAGACAAACGAATTCTGCCACATCAGTTTTATGAAAATGAATACTTCCCCTTTGACGGACAGATCCTGGTTCCATTTTCACCGGAAGTACCCCTTTCTCAGGTAAACAGACAGCTTCTGCCAGATGAAGTCCTGTGGTATTCCCGCGTAGTCCAGCTCCCAGAAGGCTGTCTGGATGTGAACAGCCAGCGGCTTCTTCTTCATTTCGGAGCTGTTGACCAGATCTGCAGCGTATATATAGGCGGTAAATTCGTGGCTTACCATAAGGGGGGATATCTGCCATTTACTGTAGATATCACGGACTTTATCGCAGAAGACCTGACTGTTTCTATCCTCATCAGTGTACACGATTTCAGTGATACTTCTTACCATGCCAGGGGAAAACAGCAGCTGGAACGGGGCGGGATGTTCTACACTGCCCAGAGCGGGATCTGGCAGACTGTATGGATGGAAATTGTACCAGATAAATACATCAAAGACATCCGCACCACTCCGGATTATGATAAAAAAAAGATCCGCATGAGAGTTCGTACCGCTTCTGCGCAAGATCAGAATGCAATCACCTGCAGAATTTATCCCCCTGTTTTTCTGGAATCAGAGGGACTTACAGACGATTTACTGCACGAAGAGATTACTTCTGCTGCTTTGCTCCCTGGAAAGGAATCTGCTATTCCCATTCCGGAAAGCGCGCAGAAATCCTGGACCCCGGAAGAACCTTGGCTCTATCCTTATTCTCTCGAATATGGCGAAGACCGTGTTCTGGGCTACTTTGCCCTTCGCAAATGCAACGTCCAGACGGCAGCTGACGGATATCCACGCTTCTTCCTCAACGACCAGCCTTATTTCCAGAACGGCGTGCTGGATCAGGGCTATTGGCCGGATGGACTTTATACTGCACCCTCTGACGAAGCACTGATCCATGACATCTGTGCCATGAAAACCCTTGGCTTCAATATGCTTCGCAAACATGGCAAGATCGAGGCTGACCGCTGGTATTTCCACTGCGACCGTATGGGAATGCTGGTATGGCAGGATATGCCCAACGGCGGCTCTGATTACCAGCACTGGTTCGTCACCTATCTCGCCACTCTGCTGAACTGGGCACGGATTCCGGTAAAAGATGTTCATGCACACCTTCTCTCCCGTACAGATGAAGACGGCCGCCAGGAATATATCTATGAGCTCCGGGATATGATAAAAACACTGTACAACCACCCTTCCATTGTCACCTGGATCCCGTTCAATGAAGGATGGGGACAGTTTTCTACGAAAAAAGTTACAGATTTTATCCACAGACTGGATCCTTCCCGCCTGGTAGATTCTGCCAGCGGATGGTTCGATCAGGACTGCGGAGATATCAACAGTCTGCATTATTATTTTCTGGGACTTCCCATCCCCAGATCAGAGCGTGTACTTGCACTCTCTGAATTCGGCGGCTATTCTCTGCGCATTCCGGAGCACAGTGCCTGCCGCAATATTTATGGATATAAGAACTTCAAAAACAGTAAAGAGCTCACCGACGGCTTCGTCGGTTTGATGAAAGATACCATCATCCCTTCTGTAAAAAAAGGATATTCTGCCACGATTTATACACAGCTTTCAGATATTGAAGAAGAGACCAACGGACTGCTCACTTATGACCGCAAGAAATTAAAGATGAATCCTTCTGCTGTCAAGAAATGGAATAAACTGCTGAAAAATTCCTTATAA
- a CDS encoding DUF378 domain-containing protein, whose translation MGNKCLRYTALTIAIIGAVNWGLIGFFNLNLVALLFGSMSWISRIIYGLVGICGLYLLTFYGDSDTASEES comes from the coding sequence ATGGGAAATAAATGTTTACGATATACAGCACTGACTATTGCCATTATTGGGGCTGTAAACTGGGGCCTCATCGGCTTTTTTAATCTGAATCTGGTAGCACTGCTTTTCGGAAGCATGAGCTGGATCTCCAGGATCATCTATGGTCTGGTGGGGATCTGCGGACTTTATCTTCTTACTTTTTACGGTGATTCAGATACAGCCTCTGAAGAATCCTGA
- a CDS encoding DUF5067 domain-containing protein, whose protein sequence is MSKKNKKSHAGLIVILVILVLAVAGGTAFYLYQRQQPKKTAEQFLDSMQKMDFTTMESLLQSSDLSALDNADIRNAAYTDFFTAINQKMTYKITGNRFDIQNGTASVTAHITYVDGTNIYKETITEFLRQIVASAYSGAQLSEEETQEKLASILNEKAKSSEKDEFSEADIIYPLIKTNEGWKIVSLDDATVKIMSANFKSVEDEINNSLNNMDNDSSSSSSPEATESDTLNLTTDKFTIKYKKHTITKDFAGNPCIMIYYDYTNHSSSASSAMVDVNLKAYQHGEVCDAAIPENNDDAIDHYTAEIQPEQTVTVCQAFTLTDESDVTVQVQEAFSFDEDATASQILKVK, encoded by the coding sequence ATGAGTAAAAAAAATAAAAAAAGCCATGCCGGTCTGATCGTTATTCTCGTGATCCTGGTACTGGCAGTGGCAGGCGGGACTGCATTCTATCTGTATCAGCGCCAGCAGCCGAAAAAAACTGCCGAACAGTTCCTGGACAGCATGCAGAAAATGGACTTTACCACAATGGAATCCCTGCTTCAGAGCAGCGATCTCTCAGCCCTTGATAACGCAGACATCCGCAATGCAGCATATACAGATTTCTTCACAGCGATCAACCAGAAAATGACCTATAAGATCACCGGAAACAGATTCGATATCCAGAACGGAACCGCCTCTGTTACAGCACATATCACTTATGTGGACGGCACGAACATTTATAAGGAAACCATCACGGAATTCCTTCGCCAGATCGTAGCCAGTGCTTATTCCGGAGCTCAGCTCAGTGAAGAAGAAACCCAGGAAAAACTGGCATCCATCCTGAACGAAAAAGCAAAGAGCAGTGAAAAAGATGAATTCTCAGAAGCAGATATCATCTATCCGCTGATCAAGACAAATGAAGGCTGGAAGATCGTTTCTCTGGATGATGCTACCGTAAAGATCATGTCAGCCAACTTCAAGAGTGTAGAGGACGAGATCAACAATTCCCTCAATAATATGGACAATGACAGCAGTTCATCCTCCTCACCGGAAGCCACAGAATCCGACACTTTGAACCTGACCACTGACAAGTTCACCATCAAGTACAAAAAACACACCATCACCAAGGATTTCGCAGGTAACCCCTGTATTATGATCTACTATGATTACACCAATCATTCTTCCTCAGCATCCAGTGCAATGGTAGATGTTAATCTGAAAGCTTATCAGCACGGAGAAGTCTGCGACGCAGCAATCCCGGAGAACAATGATGATGCCATTGATCATTACACTGCCGAGATCCAGCCGGAACAGACAGTTACGGTATGCCAGGCATTTACTCTCACAGATGAAAGTGACGTGACCGTACAGGTTCAGGAAGCATTCTCTTTCGACGAAGATGCCACCGCAAGCCAGATCCTGAAAGTAAAATAA
- a CDS encoding alpha/beta fold hydrolase, with protein MKYESSFKSEADGLEISIMAVLPDQKPYRAVIQLVHGMSEHKERYLPFMKFLAKQGYVTVIHDHRGHGKSVKYQQDLGYTYGGGANAMLQDIGTVNRKIHVHFPDLPVILMGHSMGSLAVRAYVAEHDSTVDMLIVCGSPSNNPARPLGVAVARMEKAVLGPRHRSWLIEGLSFGTGVMRFRKDKTCTAWICSDSEVAREYKESELCGFTFTDDAYLALFDLMKRAYDAEHYSCTNPKMPVLFVSGAEDPCMINVRHFAKAVQNMRHAGYLDVKGKLYPGMRHEILNEKNKEQVYHDIAVYLKKKGF; from the coding sequence ATGAAATATGAGAGTTCTTTTAAATCAGAAGCAGACGGTCTGGAAATCTCCATTATGGCAGTTCTGCCGGATCAGAAGCCTTACAGGGCAGTTATCCAGCTGGTTCACGGCATGAGCGAGCATAAAGAAAGATATCTTCCATTTATGAAATTCCTGGCGAAACAGGGTTATGTGACGGTGATCCATGATCACAGAGGCCATGGAAAAAGCGTAAAATACCAGCAGGATCTGGGATATACATACGGAGGCGGAGCGAATGCTATGCTTCAGGATATCGGAACAGTGAACCGTAAAATACATGTACATTTCCCGGATCTGCCGGTGATCCTGATGGGACACAGTATGGGATCTCTGGCTGTACGTGCCTATGTGGCAGAACATGACAGCACGGTGGATATGCTGATTGTGTGCGGTTCTCCCAGCAATAACCCGGCCAGACCACTGGGAGTGGCAGTTGCCAGGATGGAGAAGGCTGTTCTGGGACCGAGACACAGAAGCTGGCTGATAGAGGGGCTGTCTTTCGGCACAGGTGTGATGAGATTCCGCAAAGATAAAACCTGTACAGCCTGGATCTGTTCTGACTCGGAAGTTGCCAGAGAATATAAAGAATCGGAACTTTGCGGATTCACTTTCACAGATGATGCTTATCTGGCGCTGTTTGATCTGATGAAGCGGGCCTATGATGCAGAACATTATTCCTGCACCAATCCGAAGATGCCGGTGCTGTTTGTAAGCGGAGCAGAAGATCCATGCATGATCAATGTGCGGCATTTCGCAAAGGCAGTGCAGAATATGCGCCATGCAGGATATCTGGATGTAAAGGGCAAACTTTATCCGGGAATGCGCCATGAGATCCTGAATGAGAAGAATAAAGAACAGGTTTATCATGACATTGCAGTATATTTAAAGAAAAAAGGATTCTGA
- a CDS encoding VanZ family protein, with protein sequence MKIVKMLLKPFSFVPALLMMYVIFSFSAQTGEVSGDLSYKISYKIVETKNELFNENKSPEELSCAADGIHHYVRKAAHMTEYFLLAVAISFPLYVYGVRGIWLMILAGIVCVGFAGLDEYHQSFVDSRTPSVKDVGIDSIGAMIGVLLVQAFCWSALNSPVKKKKKKRK encoded by the coding sequence ATGAAAATCGTAAAGATGTTATTGAAACCTTTTTCTTTCGTACCTGCACTTCTTATGATGTATGTGATCTTTTCGTTTTCCGCGCAGACCGGAGAAGTATCCGGTGACCTGAGCTATAAGATCAGTTATAAGATCGTGGAGACCAAGAATGAACTGTTTAATGAAAACAAAAGCCCTGAGGAGCTTTCCTGTGCGGCGGATGGAATTCATCATTATGTAAGAAAAGCAGCGCATATGACAGAGTATTTCCTGCTGGCAGTTGCCATTTCTTTTCCATTGTATGTGTACGGTGTGAGGGGAATCTGGCTGATGATCCTGGCAGGGATCGTATGTGTGGGATTCGCGGGGCTGGATGAATATCACCAGTCTTTCGTGGACAGCCGTACTCCCTCTGTGAAGGATGTGGGGATAGACAGCATAGGAGCCATGATCGGTGTTCTGTTGGTACAGGCATTCTGTTGGTCCGCACTGAACAGCCCGGTAAAGAAAAAGAAGAAAAAACGAAAATAA
- a CDS encoding sirohydrochlorin cobaltochelatase: protein MPIPEKTAVLVISFGTSYPETRKKTIEKIEKDIQQAFPDLPCYRAWTSPRIRAKLKKRDGTHIMDIAEAMIQMKNDGIRNVIVQPTYVITGFESDAMKKEVLASEKDFDSIVICDSLIVTQQDEEEVCQALIREYHPAPEDLLLLMGHGTEHIANELYPEMDRLFKESGCPNIHIRTVEGDFSLETFLEELRTIHPAHVHLAPFMIVAGDHASNDMAGEDEDSWKSILEKEGFQISCTLQGLGELPSIRDIFLRHVRAGSAQLTR, encoded by the coding sequence ATGCCTATACCTGAAAAAACTGCGGTTCTGGTGATCAGCTTCGGAACAAGCTACCCGGAAACCCGCAAGAAAACCATAGAAAAGATTGAAAAAGATATCCAGCAGGCCTTCCCGGATCTTCCCTGCTACCGTGCATGGACCAGCCCCAGGATCCGGGCCAAACTTAAGAAACGTGACGGGACCCACATCATGGATATTGCAGAAGCCATGATACAGATGAAAAATGACGGGATCCGAAACGTGATCGTACAGCCGACTTATGTGATCACAGGATTTGAGAGTGACGCCATGAAAAAAGAAGTCCTGGCATCTGAAAAAGATTTTGATTCCATCGTGATCTGTGACTCCCTCATCGTAACACAGCAGGACGAAGAAGAAGTCTGTCAGGCACTGATCCGGGAATATCATCCTGCACCAGAAGATCTCCTGCTTCTTATGGGACACGGGACAGAACACATCGCCAACGAACTCTACCCGGAAATGGACCGCCTCTTTAAAGAGTCCGGCTGCCCGAATATCCATATAAGAACTGTGGAGGGTGATTTCTCCCTGGAAACCTTCCTTGAAGAATTACGAACCATTCATCCTGCCCACGTACATCTGGCACCTTTCATGATCGTAGCCGGTGACCATGCTTCCAACGATATGGCAGGTGAGGATGAAGATTCCTGGAAAAGCATTCTGGAAAAAGAGGGATTCCAGATTTCCTGTACCCTGCAGGGACTGGGAGAACTTCCATCCATCAGAGATATTTTCCTCCGCCATGTCCGCGCAGGATCTGCACAGCTGACCCGCTGA